The Phyllobacterium zundukense DNA segment CACAGCTCGAAAAACCTCCACAACGCCTTTGATTTTCCAGTTCATTTTCGACACGCCTGTCCTCGCGGACAGGTGCGTGAGTTCAATAGCAAATGAAGGAAATTCAAGATGCGTATTCTTACACCAGTCTTGGCCGTCGCAATCCTCATCAGTGGCAGCTCAATCGCTATCGCTCAGGAAGCAATGGGCGAGGATCACGACATGTCCGGCGGAATGATGCCTGCGGCCTGCAAAGCGACCGATGGAAAGAAAATGGCCAACCACCGCATGACCATGCCCAAAGCACCCAAAATGGACGCCGCCCATGCGGAACTGATGGACGCCATGATGGGCATGGTGAAGCCGGCCGCCATGCAGGGCATGATGGCAAAAGACCCCGATGTCGCATTCGTGTGTGGCATGATCGTCCATCATCAAGGTGCCATCGACATGGCCAATGCTGAACTCAAGAACGGCGACGACAAATGGGCGAAGGACATGGCCCAGAAGGTCATCGATGCTCAGACCAAGGAAATCGCCGACATGACCGCCTGGCTGGAAAAACAAGCCAAGTGACATTCAAAGAGGAGAAACATCATGATGCACCACACTGACGCCGATATGAAAGCCTGCATCGATGAATGCTTGGCATGTTACGCAACTTGTCTCTCGATGGCGACGGGTCATTGCCTCGAATTGGGTGGCAAGCACACGGAGAAGAAACATTTTACCTTGATGCTCGCCTGCGCCGAGATTTGCCGGACTTCGGCGCATTTCATGCTGATCGGTTCACCCCATCACAAGCACACATGCCGGGAATGTGCCGAGATCTGTAGCGAATGCGCGGACGACTGCGAGCGCATAGGCGACATGCAGGACTGCGTCGACGCCTGCCGTCGCTGTGCGGAATCTTGCAACAAGATGGCCGCCTGACATCACGACAACAAACGGGTGGCGGAATCGCTCCGCCACCCGCGAAGGGGCCTGTAGTTTCCAACAGGCGGAAGTCCACCTGATCTTCAAAGTTGCAAGGAGCAGAGATGCTATCCCGGAAAGCCGATTGCGACGTTTTGTTGAGGTCCTTGCGCGCGGGTGCAGTTCTTGCCATCGCAACAGTTTTAGTCGTCGGCGCATCGGCTGATCCGAACTCGCCATCGGACATTATCAAGGCACGTCAAGCTTCCATGAAGGCCATGGCCGAGGCCGGCAAGACGATTGCCGGCATGTTCGAGGGCAAGCTTCCCTATGACGCGGCGGCTTTCAAAAAATCGGCGGAGACAATCAGCCGGCATTCCGGCGATGCGATGGTCATTGAGTTTCCTGCGAC contains these protein-coding regions:
- a CDS encoding DUF305 domain-containing protein, encoding MRILTPVLAVAILISGSSIAIAQEAMGEDHDMSGGMMPAACKATDGKKMANHRMTMPKAPKMDAAHAELMDAMMGMVKPAAMQGMMAKDPDVAFVCGMIVHHQGAIDMANAELKNGDDKWAKDMAQKVIDAQTKEIADMTAWLEKQAK
- a CDS encoding four-helix bundle copper-binding protein, coding for MHHTDADMKACIDECLACYATCLSMATGHCLELGGKHTEKKHFTLMLACAEICRTSAHFMLIGSPHHKHTCRECAEICSECADDCERIGDMQDCVDACRRCAESCNKMAA